In the Theobroma cacao cultivar B97-61/B2 chromosome 1, Criollo_cocoa_genome_V2, whole genome shotgun sequence genome, one interval contains:
- the LOC18611675 gene encoding F-box/kelch-repeat protein SKIP6 yields the protein MSTSTIVEPTPPPPLIPSLPDDVALNIIARVPRCYHPILSLVSKSMRSLISSPLLYTTRTLLKSSQHFLYISLRLPTSPVLRFYTLYQNPTKPESPRNILVPLPLIPSTSLVGSAFAALGHKIYVLGGSMADIPSSHVWSLDCRTHTWEPAPNMHVSREFAATGVVDGKIYVIGGCVVDNWARSKNWAEVYDPETGKWNAVPSPVEIRYKWMHASAVIDGKVYAMADRHGLCYEVKSGSWGTVDTDLDNGWRGRACVIDGVLFCYDYLGKIRGYDVKEGTWKELKGLEEELPRFLCGATMANLGGKLIVVWESKNEGSKEMEIWCAEIEVKKDEGGELWGRTEWSDVVLTVPTRSSIVHCLAVTL from the coding sequence ATGTCCACCAGCACCATCGTGGAGCCAACGCCGCCACCTCCGCTTATCCCATCCCTGCCAGATGACGTGGCTTTGAACATCATAGCTCGTGTCCCAAGATGCTACCACCCAATTCTTTCATTAGTCTCAAAATCAATGAGATCCCTCATTTCTTCCCCTCTCCTTTACACCACTCGTACCCTCCTCAAATCTTCCCAACACTTCCTTTACATCTCTCTCCGCCTCCCCACCAGCCCAGTCCTACGCTTCTACACTCTCTACCAAAATCCCACCAAACCAGAAAGTCCCAGAAATATCCTCGTCCCTCTCCCTCTTATCCCTTCCACCTCCCTTGTCGGCTCCGCGTTTGCCGCCCTCGGCCACAAAATCTACGTCCTCGGAGGCTCCATGGCGGACATCCCTTCTTCACACGTGTGGTCCCTTGACTGCAGGACCCACACTTGGGAACCAGCTCCAAACATGCATGTTTCCCGCGAGTTTGCCGCCACCGGAGTCGTCGACGGTAAAATTTATGTCATCGGCGGCTGCGTTGTTGATAATTGGGCTCGGTCGAAGAACTGGGCTGAAGTTTACGATCCCGAAACGGGGAAATGGAATGCGGTTCCGAGCCCCGTTGAAATCCGGTATAAGTGGATGCATGCAAGCGCGGTTATTGATGGGAAAGTTTATGCAATGGCCGATAGACATGGACTTTGCTATGAAGTCAAAAGTGGGAGTTGGGGAACGGTGGACACTGATTTGGATAATGGGTGGAGGGGAAGAGCGTGTGTGATTGATggggttttgttttgttacGATTATTTGGGGAAAATAAGAGGGTATGATGTGAAGGAAGGGACTTGGAAGGAGTTGAAAGGGTTGGAGGAAGAATTGCCGAGGTTTTTATGCGGTGCTACGATGGCGAATTTGGGAGGGAAGTTGATAGTGGTTTGGGAATCAAAAAATGAAGGTAGCAAGGAAATGGAGATTTGGTGCGCGGAGATTGAGGTGAAGAAGGATGAAGGAGGGGAGTTGTGGGGCAGAACTGAGTGGTCTGATGTTGTTCTTACAGTTCCTACAAGATCTTCCATTGTGCATTGTTTGGCGGTTACATTGTGA